Genomic window (Lutra lutra chromosome 2, mLutLut1.2, whole genome shotgun sequence):
TTTCAATGTATATTGTACGTAAGTTACAAATCCTCACTTCTGCCACTCTGCTAGAACTTTTCCGAaaaagcctccatttcttccttgaTCCTGTTTTCTACCAGTAATGCgaagttactgtctgtgtttTGAAGGTTATAGCTGACAAACACCTGTTTCTTGGTCTTCCTGGCTAAGCGCTGTGCGAGGCCAGTAGAGGTGGTGTCAGAAGTGTCTCCGAGGAGGGAGGTAGACACAGGGATGGAATCGTAGCGGTTGCACATGGCCACGGCGAGGTTGCAC
Coding sequences:
- the LOC125094330 gene encoding proteasome assembly chaperone 4-like, encoding MEGLPPAAGGEVSLHNFSARLWEQLVHFHVMRLTDSLFLWVGATPHLCNLAVAMCNRYDSIPVSTSLLGDTSDTTSTGLAQRLARKTKKQVFVSYNLQNTDSNFALLVENRIKEEMEAFSEKF